The Cellulosimicrobium sp. ES-005 genome segment CGAGCGCCTCGTCCGCGTCGAGGTCGGTGATCCGGACGAGCACGTCGGCGAACGCCCCGGCGATACGGGCGTCGGGGGCGAGCACGCGCGCCCGCACCACCGGGTCGCGCATGACGTCGGACTCGAAGAGCAGGGCCGCGGACCTGCCCGCGGTGCGCGCGTAGGCGACGTACGCCCGGACGATGCCCTCGATGACGGCGAGCCCGTCGACCGCGAGCGCGTCGAGGTCGCCCGCGGAGATCCCGGGGGCCGGCTCGCGGAACGGGTCGAGCGTCTCGTGGACGGAGCGGACGAGGCGGTCGCCCTGGTCGTCGATGAGCGCGAGGTAGAGGTCGAGCTTCGAGGGGAAGTGTCGGTACAGCACGGGCTTGCCGACTCCGGCGCGGTCCGCGATGTCGTCCATCGAGATGTGGTGGTAGCCGTGGGAGGCGAAGAGCTCCTCGGCGATCGTCAGGAGCTGCGTGCGCCGCTCGTCCCGGGGCATCCGGGTGCGCGCGGGGACGGGCGGCCCGGCCGTGCCGCGCGTGCGTCCCTCGCTGGCTCCGGTCATGGGGGGAGGATACGGAAACGGGGGCCGGTGTCGACCGGGCGTCGCGAGGAGTGGGACGATGGGCGGGTGCCCGACAGACATACCCCCTCGAACCGCCCGTCGACGCCGCGCGTGAAGCGCTCCTCGCAGGGCCTGCGGCACGGCGCGGCGGTCGCCGCCTGCCTCGTCGTCGGCTTCGGCGGCGGTGCCGCCACGGCGGAGGTGTGGGACGTCCCGGGCGCTCCGGCACCGGTCTCGGCGGACCGCGAGGACCCGCCCGCGCCCGTCCGTGACGAGCCCGACGCGGCGAGCCGGTCGGGCGTGGAGCGCGCGGACGACGTCGTGCGGGCCCCGGAGCTGCGCGAGCTCGTCGCGCCGCGCCCGGACGTGGTCGCGCCGCTCGCCCCCGCGGACGCGCCGACGGCTCCGGCCGCGGACCCCGTGCCGGACCCCGCGCCCACGACCCCCGAGGCGCCGGTCGCCGAGCCCGGCTCGGGCCTCGTGGGCGACGTCGTCGTCGCGCCCGACCTCGGGGGTGCGCTCGACGTCGTCCCGGGGGAGGCCCCGGCGCCGGGGGCGGGCGTCGTCCGGTCCGTGCGGGTCGAGGTCGAGCAGGGTCTGCCCGTGGACGGCGAGGTCCTCGCGACGGCCGTGCTCGCGACGCTCAACGACCCGCGCGGGTGGTCCGGCCCCGACGGCGTGACGTTCTCCCGCACGGCGGCCGACGACGCGTCGATCCGCGTCGTGCTCGCCAGCCCCGCGACCACCGACCGGATGTGCGCCCCCCTCGCGACCGAGGGGAAGTACTCGTGCGGCAACTCCGTGTCCGGCGTCGCGGTGCTCAACTTCGAGCGCTGGGTGCTCGGCGCCCCCGACTTCGGGGACGACCTCGCGACGTACCGCCAGTACCTGGTGAACCACGAGGTGGGTCACGTGCTCGGGCACGGCCACGAGGACTGCCCGGCCCCGGGCGCGGTCGCGCCGGTGATGGTGCAGCAGTCGATCTCTGCCCAGG includes the following:
- a CDS encoding TetR/AcrR family transcriptional regulator yields the protein MTGASEGRTRGTAGPPVPARTRMPRDERRTQLLTIAEELFASHGYHHISMDDIADRAGVGKPVLYRHFPSKLDLYLALIDDQGDRLVRSVHETLDPFREPAPGISAGDLDALAVDGLAVIEGIVRAYVAYARTAGRSAALLFESDVMRDPVVRARVLAPDARIAGAFADVLVRITDLDADEALVVSRTCTAVGRAAATEAVRPDGTASADDVTRLVPRLVWRGVHGMLRRSRAGSPDAAGTTSPDVAPAPGPDPDAALDGSTAGI
- a CDS encoding DUF3152 domain-containing protein, which translates into the protein MKRSSQGLRHGAAVAACLVVGFGGGAATAEVWDVPGAPAPVSADREDPPAPVRDEPDAASRSGVERADDVVRAPELRELVAPRPDVVAPLAPADAPTAPAADPVPDPAPTTPEAPVAEPGSGLVGDVVVAPDLGGALDVVPGEAPAPGAGVVRSVRVEVEQGLPVDGEVLATAVLATLNDPRGWSGPDGVTFSRTAADDASIRVVLASPATTDRMCAPLATEGKYSCGNSVSGVAVLNFERWVLGAPDFGDDLATYRQYLVNHEVGHVLGHGHEDCPAPGAVAPVMVQQSISAQGCLTNGWPVP